Part of the Thamnophis elegans isolate rThaEle1 chromosome 10, rThaEle1.pri, whole genome shotgun sequence genome, CTTCATAGACCATGCAGTCTTCTCAACTGTATGGCTAAGCCAAAAGGGAAATGGTGATATACAAGTCAAAGAGATAGCAAGGAAATGTACTGtcaacaaaaaatattgttgaCAAATGAAATTGTTATACGATCAGCATAGTTATGTTTCAGTGAATCTTCTTCAGCTAAACTTCAGAAGATATTTTTGTTGAATTGTTTTTATGAATTCAGTGGAAATGAATAATCCTGCAGAATCTTCTATGATTTCCTCTATTCACAATTTTTACTATCTGCCTTGATTCTAATAGGACAACTTTCCAGAAGCAACGATTCATGGCAGCAGCAGCTATGAAGAGAATGAAGAATTATTTCTACTGgctttattttcaatatttgatGATTACCTGTGGCAATGACTTTGAAAAGTGGGAACAAATAGTGATCCACATTTTTACTACAACTACTTTTACCATGCTGGCATACACGGCTTATGTGTTCATTCCTATTCATCTGCACCTGGCGTATCAGTTTCTACAATTTTTAATCAGATAGCAAAGGAGGACATTGAACTATATCTATTGAAACCAAGCCTGTGTGCTTTTGTATATTTTGGCTTCATCTGTGTaaatagaaaatttaaaaacatttaatatcTTTCTTTCCTAAATCATTACATCTATTGATACTCTTCAGATGTGTTAACTTGGGGGAGTTGCTAAAGGTTTGGATACTTTTCACAATGTATTTTACCAcatttaaaattttttattttgttatcagACAATGAAATGAAGTGAAACTAACAGTGGGTAGAGATATTGAGAGAGAAGAATGAGTATCAAATATGTATACAAGCTGATAAACAAAAAATAATGGGACAGTGAGTTTCAGTCTGATATTAAAAGATGTAATTTAAGCCTAAACTAAAGCCTTTTGAACATGCCGTAAAATGTGTTAAGAGGAATTTTTATGTAGCACTTTGTTTCACTGCTATTATTTAGAAATctgtcttgggaaaaaaaaataccaattgGTGCTGATATTGTAACAGCAACGTTGTATAACAATCCAGCAGATTGGAACTATGACTCGGAGTGTAAAAAGGTCTGCCCTTAATTGTGACACAGGTATTATTTGATAATACAgtataaaatatgtatttcattGTCTGTCAAATGATTGGTATATGATCTATTTAAGCTTTACCAAATGGCCCGATTTAAACACTAGAGATGTGCATTTGGTAAATTAGTTCCTGATTTTAATACTTACTGGAACATATGTAAGATGGCAAATTTCAAAAGGCAATCATGAATGTAGCTAAATTAATGTAATAGGCTTTCAATAGAGTTTAACTGAAGTGGATGGCAATGATCTTCATATGGGTCATGGATTAGGTCATGTTTAGTGGTATTGTTGATAAATATCGTTGTCTTCTGAAGTTGACTCCAACCAGTGGAACTAAATATTAGAATAATGTGCTGAACATCCCTACCCATGCTGAGACAAGTACAGTCAACTGGCCTGTAGGAGAAGAATGAGCCCTTCTGTTGATTAGTTTGGACTGGTGCTATGCAGTTCTTCTGCCCTGGGCTCCAGGCCATTCTTTGCTACGGGTGGCCATATGAAGTCACTGAACAATTTATGGAATGAAGGATATGCATGGTAAACAGGTGATTTTCCTACTTTATCTTGTAGCCCTGACCACCAATCTGAAGGTCTATGGGATGAGGAGTTGCATAATAAAGCAGGAGAGAATGAATTTTATGTCAAACTTTTTCTGTCAAATGAGAAACATAGAAAGTATTACAAGGGGGCAGTGGGGAAAGCCCATAGATT contains:
- the LOC116513709 gene encoding serine palmitoyltransferase small subunit B-like — encoded protein: MTNLQEIITGYRTTFQKQRFMAAAAMKRMKNYFYWLYFQYLMITCGNDFEKWEQIVIHIFTTTTFTMLAYTAYVFIPIHLHLAYQFLQFLIR